CGCCGCAGCCGCCCGTCCTCGTGCGCCCACCCGTCGAGCCCGGCCGCGGCGACCTCGGCGTCGGTCAGCGGGTCGCGCGTCATGCGGGCAGCGTACGGTGCCTCGCGTGGCGGCGGTGGTGGTCGGCGCGGCGATCCTGGACGGGACGCCGCCGGGGTGCCGGGTGCTCGTGACCCAGCGCGCCGAGCCGCCGCACCTGGCCGGGCTGTGGGAGTTCCCCGGCGGCAAGGTGGAGCCGGGGGAGAGCGACGTCGCGGCGCTGGTGCGCGAGTGCCGGGAGGAGCTCGCCGTCGAGGTCGCCGTGGGCGACCGGCTCGGCACGGACCTGGTGCTGCACGGGCCGCGCGGCGAGTGGGTGCTGCGGGTGTTCCTGGCGCGGATCGTGGCGGGCGAGGT
This sequence is a window from Mycobacteriales bacterium. Protein-coding genes within it:
- a CDS encoding (deoxy)nucleoside triphosphate pyrophosphohydrolase — translated: MAAVVVGAAILDGTPPGCRVLVTQRAEPPHLAGLWEFPGGKVEPGESDVAALVRECREELAVEVAVGDRLGTDLVLHGPRGEWVLRVFLARIVAGEVRLVEHTDARWLSATELDDVPWIEADAPLVEALRALLGG